From the Deinococcus radiophilus genome, one window contains:
- a CDS encoding IS4 family transposase has protein sequence MIAARSINHHDLSPHMPGISTPQAKKRRADRTFRDEQLDMDFFIALLVVHLPPGKVLLSLDRTNWEHGETPINFLVLGAVVHGFTLPLIWVPLDESGNSHTYARMWLVLKLLRVLPAKRWQGLVADREFIGAEWFRFLRRQGIKRAIRIRHSDMLDDTNGKEWFKHVQHGHFHEIDEKVFVFGELMRVVATRSSTGDLVIIATDFSARKTWKLYKQRWSIECTFSSFKMRGFDLERTGMTERSRLQRLFGLVTLAWVFCLRLGVWLGQTQPIPVLKHGRRAVSLVRHGAQHLVDALRWKPKQFMAVLDLLTQPFCPPGAPLDEVVTY, from the coding sequence ATGATTGCCGCGAGGAGCATCAATCATCACGACCTGAGTCCTCACATGCCCGGTATCAGCACGCCGCAAGCCAAGAAAAGAAGGGCGGACCGAACCTTCCGGGATGAGCAGCTGGACATGGACTTTTTCATCGCTCTGCTCGTCGTCCATCTTCCACCGGGGAAGGTGTTGCTGAGTCTGGACCGCACCAACTGGGAGCATGGGGAAACGCCCATCAATTTTCTGGTGCTTGGAGCCGTGGTTCATGGCTTCACCCTGCCCCTGATTTGGGTTCCTCTTGATGAGTCTGGGAACAGCCATACCTATGCCCGTATGTGGCTGGTATTGAAGCTCCTCCGCGTCTTGCCAGCGAAACGCTGGCAAGGCCTGGTGGCTGACCGTGAGTTCATCGGTGCGGAGTGGTTCCGTTTTCTCCGTCGTCAAGGCATCAAGCGGGCGATCCGCATTCGGCACAGCGACATGCTGGACGACACGAATGGGAAGGAATGGTTTAAGCACGTCCAGCACGGTCATTTCCATGAAATCGACGAAAAGGTGTTCGTGTTTGGCGAACTCATGCGGGTGGTCGCGACGAGGTCATCCACAGGTGACCTCGTCATCATTGCCACAGATTTCAGCGCTCGGAAGACCTGGAAGCTGTACAAGCAGCGCTGGTCAATCGAGTGCACCTTCAGCAGCTTCAAGATGCGAGGCTTCGACCTGGAGCGGACTGGGATGACGGAAAGGAGCCGTCTACAGCGGCTCTTTGGCCTGGTGACACTGGCCTGGGTGTTCTGCTTGCGCCTGGGGGTCTGGCTGGGCCAGACCCAGCCCATCCCCGTTCTCAAGCATGGTCGTAGAGCGGTCAGTCTGGTGCGGCACGGTGCTCAGCATCTCGTGGATGCCTTACGGTGGAAACCCAAACAGTTCATGGCTGTCCTAGACCTGTTGACCCAGCCCTTTTGCCCACCAGGAGCGCCTTTAGACGAAGTTGTCACCTACTGA